The DNA region GTGGAGTCTGCGCAGGGCTATCCAGCATCAGCCAGCAGTCTGCGTAGGGCAACTGTGGCAATATGTTGGGTGGCAGGGGCATGATGCACGTGTTAGCCGAGACCGCAGTCGCCACAATAAGGCCGATGCTGTCGCCAGAACAGTTGCGCCGTCTTTATAAGCAGAAGAGCGAGAGCGGCCGAAAGACCGCTACGCGCAACGGCCTCTGGATAGCGGTGGCCGCTTACCTTGCATACTCTTTCACCGATTATCTCTTTATTGGCGACGTGGTCCGGTACACGATCGCCGGTCGATTGGCGGTTGGCGCCGGTGCGCTGTGCGTGTTGGAACTCTTGCTCTACTGCAAGGCAAAAGCCGATACGGTCGATATGGCTGCGGCGGTGTCCGTGCTGGCAGCTTATCTTGTCTGGCTTCTCACCGCTCAGATGACCACGGTCACGGACGCCTTTTCATACTATATGGTTTTTGGCTCGATCTTTATGATGAGCGTCAACCTGTTCTTCAGTTTCCGGTTTCCGCTAGCTCTTGCGGCCTCCGTAACGAACATGCTCATCTTCATCGGCGCCCTCTGTTTGTTCGCGCCGATGCTGCTTCTTCATAAGCTGATCCTCGGTGCGTTCTGCATTTCTTGCTTTATTTTTACCTCTTACGTGAACCTTCAACTCAACAGAGAGCGCTATAAAGTCTTCCTGAATGCTCTTGAAGCGAGTTTGCAGCAAGCTGCTGCCGACGAAAGAGGTAGGGCCCTTTTGCATCTCTCGAACACCGACTCGTTGACCGGGCTGGAAAATCGCCGGGCGATTGATCAACGTCTGCGTGACTACTGGCAACGCTGGCAGGACCATAGGGCGCCCTTTGCCGTCCTGCTTATCGATGTCGATTATTTCAAACACTATAACGACTGCTACGGCCATCAAGAAGGTGACCGGTGCCTTGTCGCTGTCTCGCAGCTTCTCCAAAGCGTGGCCTCGTCCTGGGGCTCGATTATCGGGCGATACGGAGGTGAGGAATTCATCGTCATCACGCCAATGCCGAATTCGCAAAGAGCGACCGACCTGGCAGAAGCAATTTGTGCTGACGTCCGAGCGTTGGCCTGGCCACACGAGCACAGGCGGGACGGGACCGCCGTAATCACCGTGAGTGTCGGCGTGTCCTATACGCGGGATGAGACCAAACAGGTCGACAAGGTCGTCCATGAAGCCGATCGCGCGCTTTATGCCGCCAAGGCAACGGGTCGCAACACCCTCGTGGTCTTCGATCCCGAAGACCCGCAGAGTAGCGATGACAGCGAGGATATAGCCGCGACGTTGAAAATTGCGATTGAACACGGGCTTGTCTCACTCGTCTATCAGCCGATCCGCAACATTCAGACAGGCAAGACGGACGGCGTTGAAGCTTTGATGCGTTTGAGGATGTTGGACGGGACGCAGATACCACCTGCTATGTTTATTCCAGTTGCGGAAAGGACAGGTTCGATTGTTGAACTCGGCCGGTGGGCAATCCGCACTGTTTGCCGAGACCTGTTGGCAACCGGCTTGGTGCAAGTTGCCAGCGTCAACGTTTCGCCGATTGAACTTAAACTGCCAGGTTTCGCCAGCTATGTCGCTGCGACGCTCGCAGAATTCGGCGTGACGGGTGCTCGGCTTGCTTTCGAAATTACAGAAGGCGTTGAGCTGGAAATCGACCAGACCGTGGTTCGTTGCATCAGCGACCTGAGAAAGCTAGGCGCTCAAGTCTGGCTGGACGACTTCGGCACAGGGTTTGCCGGGCTCTCGTGGCTTCGCCTCATAGAATTCGACACAGTCAAGATCGATCGATCCTTCCTCCATGATTGCAACACGGAAAAAGGGAAGCGGATGTTGCTTGACATCATCAGCCTGCTGCGCAATCGCGGCGTAAGGATACTCATTGAAGGCGTTGAGACCATTGAACATCAGCGGCTGATGCAGCAGTACGGAATCAACCAGATCCAAGGATATTACATCGGACGGCCCGCGTCGGCAGCTCAGCTTGAATCTGACAACGTGCTGCCGTTCGGCCTGGTCAGGAAGGTTTGATTCCGAATGTCTATTTCGGAATAGGCCATATGTTATGTTGGTCACGGCGGCAGACGCCCGTGGGCGGATGGAGGGCTGCACGGCACTCCCCTCGCTTTGAGATGCGCTCGACCTAGAAAATCTCCAGCACCGGACTTTCCACCACCTTCCCCGTCACCACATCCGCAATCCCCCGGTCCGTTAGGTGCGGACCCGCATTGCAGGCGAGTGTTGCGCCGAAACAGGCCTTGAAGACGCGGTAGGGTGGCTTCCAGTCGACGATTTTGTCCATGGCCTTGCGGATTTCGGCAAAGGCTGAGGCGGTGTCCTTCAGTGAGGCGTCGGTGACGAGGCCGGAGAGCGGGAGCGGCAGGATCGACTGGATTACGCCGTCCTTGGCGACTGCCATGCCGCCGCCGGCTGCTATGACGGCGTTGGCGGCGAGCGCCATGTCGGCCGCATTGCCGCCGAAGACGGTGAGGTTGTGGCTATCATGCGAAACGGTGGTGCAGAAGGCGCCGCGCCATTCGCCCCAGCCGGTGAGAAAGCCGATGCGCGGGGTGCCTCCGGCCTTTCCGTGGCGATGGGCGACGGCGATCATGGCGCTGCCGGCCGGCGGCACGACGAAGCCGTCTTGGACTTCCGTTTCGGCTTCGCCCCATTGCGTGAAGCGCGGACGGTCGATGGTAGCGATGCGGACGCGCGCGCCCTTCGCAGGGACGCGGAAATCATTCTCCGTCAGCGGCGGTAGCTTGATGGAGTTGACGAGCGGCGCCGTATCGAACGGCTGAACGGCCGCCTCCATGCTGCCGTTGCGGGCGACGATGCGGCCGTCTGATATGACGAGGCGTGCTCGGAATTCCGTGAGATCCTCGAAGAGAACGAGATCGGCGCGGCGGCCCGAGGCGACAAGGCCGAGATCGGAACGCTTCAGCCGCTCAGCGGCGTTGAAGGTCGCGGCCCGCAGTGCCCATTCCGGTTTCATGCCGTAGCGCACCAGGCGGCGGGCGACATCGTCGAGGCCGCCGCTTTGGTAGAGTTCATCGGGAAAGACGTCGTCGGTACAGAGCGTAACGGTGGGGGGCAGCTGGCCGAGACCGTTCAGCACCTCGACGAATTCCTGCAAGAGATGATCGTGAGAGCCGCGCAGCTCGATCGTCAGGCCGGCGGAAAGCTTGGCGGCGAGATCGGCGCCGGAGGTGAGTTCGTGGTCCGAGGTGACGCCCGCTGCCATGAAGGCGTTGAGGTCAGCGCCTTCGAGGCCCCGAGCATGGCCGCAGACGAGCTTGCCGGAGGCAAGGCCAGAGTTGACGATAGCGCTCATGCGTGGATCGCCGTCGATGACGCCGCGCATGTTCATGACTTCGGCAACGCCGCCGACAGCGGGTGAACGCAGCATCTCGGCAACGACGGCGGCATCGAAATCGGCGCCGGCAAGTTCCAGGCCCGGTGCAGACGGCACGCAGGAGGGGGCGAGCAGGATCATGCGCAGCGGCAATGCACGTGCCGCCTCGATCGCCCAGCGCACGCCGTCGAGGCCATGGACGTTGCCGAATTCATGCGGATCCCAGACGGCCGTCGTGACACCGCGCGCCAGCACGGCGCTTGCATATTCTGCCGGTGTCACCATCGAGCTTTCGACATGCATGTGCGTATCGATCAGGCCCGGCGTCAGGGTGGCGCCGGTCGCATCGATGATCTCGATGGCATCCGTTCGGCTTGCCGGCGTATGGACGCTTGCGATGAGCGCGCCGACGAGGCCGATATCAGCCTCCCGGATCAGGCCTGTCACCGCATCGAGCAGCCGGCCGCCGGTGATGAGCATATCAAAGGGAGCGTCGCCGCGGGCGGCGGCAACTGCCCGGGCGCGCAATTCGGGATCGTTGAGATCGAAAGGTTCCTGACGAGGAATGGCGTTCATTTGCGGGCCTCGTTGACCAAAGCGGCGAGAATGATGGTACGCGCCTTCTCGACGTCGATATCGGCGGCGAATTGGGCGTTGAAGGTCGCATGCGTGGCGCGGGTCTCGACGACGGTGCGGCCACGGGTGAGGGCGCCCTGCAGTTCGACGTCGATGCGGGCGGGGCGGAAGCTAACGATATCGGGGGCGACGAAAGCCACGGCGGCTGAGGGATCGTAAATTGCCATGCCGGGACGACCACGGCTGGTGCCGATGCCTATATAACCGGCGAACATGTCGGCGATCAGTTCGGCATTGGCGCCGCCGGCACTGCGCACCGGCTCGGCATCTTCGGGCCTTGCAACTATCTTGCGGCAGAGATCGAGATCGACCATACGCAACGGCAGGCCATGGGCGATAACAATTGCCAGCGCCTCGGGATCGGCGAGCGCGTTGAACTCGGCAGAGGCCGTATGGTTGCCCGATGTGACGCCGCCGCCCATCCAGACGATGTCGGTGATGCGCGCGGCAAGATCGGGGCGGGCGAGCGCCACGGCGGCGATATTGGTGAGCGGCCCGAGCGCCAGGATGCGGTGGGGTCCGTCGCCGTCGAGCCAGCGGCAGAGCGCGGTGAAGGCATCGCTCTCGGCACTGGGAGGGGCCTTCGGCAGACTGGTGCCTGACGTCGGAATGCCGGTTTCGCCGAGGATCGCCTGGGCGGTTTCGGGCTTGCCGAGAACAGGTGCTGCACGACCGGTATGGACGGGGAACGTCCAGCCGAAGGCGCTGGCGGCGCCTGCGGCATTCGCCCGCACCTGCGGCAGCGGCGTATTGCCGAAGACCAGCGAGACGCCGTCGATCTGATATTTCGACTGCGCCACCACCAGAATGGCGGCGATGTCGTCGAAGCCCATGTCGGTATCGATCCATGCACCCATGATGTCACCCGAAGCGCTTGAGGTTGGCCGCTCTGGCGACCGGCAGATTGAAGGCGAGCTCACTGCCGATCTCGTGCGGCGGCAAGCTCGCGTCGATTTCAGCCTTTATAGGCCCAAGCGGCGTTTGGAGGAGGTATTCGCGTGTATTGCCGGCGAAAGACGTGCCGCGCACCGTACCTTGGAACGGACCGGAGCCGATGGTCACCGTACGCGGGCGCCAGGCCAGGCCGGCCACAGCCTGGGGCGGCGGTTCGGAGAGTGCTGCGGGGCCGTGCGGCGTCACAAGTTTTCCGTCCTTCAGAGCGAAGACATTTTCGAAGCCGACGAAATCGGCGACGAAGGCGGAGGCGGGATTGTTATAGATCTCCTCCGGCGTGCCGATCTGTTCGATGCCGCCGTTCAGCATCACGACGATGCGGTCGGCGAGGGCCAGGGCTTCCACCTGATCGTGAGTGACGAAGATCATGGTGACGCCGGTCTCCTTCTGCACGCGCTGCAATTCCGCGCGCATTTCGAGACGAAGCCGGGCGTCGAGGTTGGAGAGCGGTTCGTCGAGCAGCAGCACCTTCGGCTCCATCACCATGGATCGCACCATTGCGACGCGCTGCTGCTGGCCGCCGGACAGTTCGGCAGGCTTTCGGCCGGCGAAGCTGGTCAGGCCGACGGATTTCAGGCCGGCGCCGACGCGGGCATCGA from Rhizobium sp. NLR16a includes:
- a CDS encoding GGDEF domain-containing phosphodiesterase, whose translation is MHVLAETAVATIRPMLSPEQLRRLYKQKSESGRKTATRNGLWIAVAAYLAYSFTDYLFIGDVVRYTIAGRLAVGAGALCVLELLLYCKAKADTVDMAAAVSVLAAYLVWLLTAQMTTVTDAFSYYMVFGSIFMMSVNLFFSFRFPLALAASVTNMLIFIGALCLFAPMLLLHKLILGAFCISCFIFTSYVNLQLNRERYKVFLNALEASLQQAAADERGRALLHLSNTDSLTGLENRRAIDQRLRDYWQRWQDHRAPFAVLLIDVDYFKHYNDCYGHQEGDRCLVAVSQLLQSVASSWGSIIGRYGGEEFIVITPMPNSQRATDLAEAICADVRALAWPHEHRRDGTAVITVSVGVSYTRDETKQVDKVVHEADRALYAAKATGRNTLVVFDPEDPQSSDDSEDIAATLKIAIEHGLVSLVYQPIRNIQTGKTDGVEALMRLRMLDGTQIPPAMFIPVAERTGSIVELGRWAIRTVCRDLLATGLVQVASVNVSPIELKLPGFASYVAATLAEFGVTGARLAFEITEGVELEIDQTVVRCISDLRKLGAQVWLDDFGTGFAGLSWLRLIEFDTVKIDRSFLHDCNTEKGKRMLLDIISLLRNRGVRILIEGVETIEHQRLMQQYGINQIQGYYIGRPASAAQLESDNVLPFGLVRKV
- a CDS encoding adenine deaminase C-terminal domain-containing protein, whose protein sequence is MNAIPRQEPFDLNDPELRARAVAAARGDAPFDMLITGGRLLDAVTGLIREADIGLVGALIASVHTPASRTDAIEIIDATGATLTPGLIDTHMHVESSMVTPAEYASAVLARGVTTAVWDPHEFGNVHGLDGVRWAIEAARALPLRMILLAPSCVPSAPGLELAGADFDAAVVAEMLRSPAVGGVAEVMNMRGVIDGDPRMSAIVNSGLASGKLVCGHARGLEGADLNAFMAAGVTSDHELTSGADLAAKLSAGLTIELRGSHDHLLQEFVEVLNGLGQLPPTVTLCTDDVFPDELYQSGGLDDVARRLVRYGMKPEWALRAATFNAAERLKRSDLGLVASGRRADLVLFEDLTEFRARLVISDGRIVARNGSMEAAVQPFDTAPLVNSIKLPPLTENDFRVPAKGARVRIATIDRPRFTQWGEAETEVQDGFVVPPAGSAMIAVAHRHGKAGGTPRIGFLTGWGEWRGAFCTTVSHDSHNLTVFGGNAADMALAANAVIAAGGGMAVAKDGVIQSILPLPLSGLVTDASLKDTASAFAEIRKAMDKIVDWKPPYRVFKACFGATLACNAGPHLTDRGIADVVTGKVVESPVLEIF
- a CDS encoding nucleoside hydrolase; translation: MGAWIDTDMGFDDIAAILVVAQSKYQIDGVSLVFGNTPLPQVRANAAGAASAFGWTFPVHTGRAAPVLGKPETAQAILGETGIPTSGTSLPKAPPSAESDAFTALCRWLDGDGPHRILALGPLTNIAAVALARPDLAARITDIVWMGGGVTSGNHTASAEFNALADPEALAIVIAHGLPLRMVDLDLCRKIVARPEDAEPVRSAGGANAELIADMFAGYIGIGTSRGRPGMAIYDPSAAVAFVAPDIVSFRPARIDVELQGALTRGRTVVETRATHATFNAQFAADIDVEKARTIILAALVNEARK
- a CDS encoding ABC transporter ATP-binding protein, whose protein sequence is MSDAYLKLDKLTLRYGDTVAVRDLDLAIAKGELVALLGPSGCGKTTTMRAIAGLLKPASGRIGLDGADITRVSANKRAVGLVFQSYALFPHLTVYENVAFGLRLKGISGANLDARVGAGLKSVGLTSFAGRKPAELSGGQQQRVAMVRSMVMEPKVLLLDEPLSNLDARLRLEMRAELQRVQKETGVTMIFVTHDQVEALALADRIVVMLNGGIEQIGTPEEIYNNPASAFVADFVGFENVFALKDGKLVTPHGPAALSEPPPQAVAGLAWRPRTVTIGSGPFQGTVRGTSFAGNTREYLLQTPLGPIKAEIDASLPPHEIGSELAFNLPVARAANLKRFG